GGGGAAACTTTTTCGCTGCGCCTCAGTTACGGTGATGAGCGATGGTTTGCGGCGACCACTTACACGGCAACGAGCCCGTCCTTTCGCCCGCTGCTGGGCTATGTGCCGCGCACCGATTTCAAGCGCTGGTCGTTCTTCGTGGAGCATACTTTGCGCCCCAATGGCGATGCATTTTACCGCGAATTGGAAGTATCCACGAGTGGCAGTTGGGGAGAGACTTTCGCAGGGGCATTTTTTGAACGCAACCTGAGCGCTCATCTCAACCTCACTTTGCGTGACAGGACGGAAATTAGCCTGAGTTGGAGCCGAAACCGTCACGCCGAATACCACCTGCGCCCGGAACCTTTCAACGACCGTGCGGTGCGGTTGGAGTTGGATTTTGGCGGTAACCGCCCTTTTCGCGGCGACATCGGTTACGCTATCGGGCACGCTTTTGACGGACGCTACCGCCAGCCTTACCTAGCGTTACGCTGGGACAGCCCCGACGGGCGGTGGCGGGCGCGGTTGGAACTTAGCCAGCGGACGCAAACTTTTGGCGACGGCACCCGCCAAACCGTTCAAGCCCAAGAAATCAGCCTCACCCGTGTCCTTGATGCCGACCGCTGGTTAGTGCTTCGCTACTATCACCGTCGCGGCGACTTTGTCGTCCGTAACTTTGCCCTGTCTTTTCGCATCAAACGCTCCAGCGGGGAGGAACTTTACCTCATCATCGGTGACCCACGCGCCCGCCAGACCCGCATGCATTTGGCGCTCAAATGGATCATGCCGCTCGCTTTTTGATAAGTGTCCTCCGCTCCCGCTGCGGTCGTTGACACCAAGACAAAGCGCGGGTAAAATATAAGGGCTGCACAGATGGGGGCGATGTGGGCTCGACGGGAAGGAACGCAGCATCGGTGGCGGGCCGGGTGGCACCCGTTAACAGCCGCCTAAAATAAGTGCGACTCCTGTTGCTTTGGCTGCGTAATTGACGCAGCAGCCCGCCTGATACTCGCTCGGTGGTATCAGGGCCGGGTTCAGAGTGCCGAGTGCGCCTCCGCTGACGCCCGCTAAGCGGGGGCAAAGACCTCAGCGGGCTGGGGCAGTCCAGCGCTTGCCTGTGGGCGCTGATTGCCGAGAGAACCATCACAGGCTACGCCCGTAGGCACCGATGTAGCTGCCTTCCCGGACGCGGGTTCAATTCCCGCCGCCTCCACCAATTGTTCTTCCCCCGCGCTCTTCACCTCACCGCCTCAAAGGTGCCGGCGTCAAAATCGTGCAAGTTTTTATCCATTTCGTGCTATCCCGTTCAACCACTGCCCCAGCAAGTTTTTTTACGGTCACAGCGTTGAGAGGAGGGTCGGTTACGATGCGCGTAGCGCCGTCGCAGCCGCGTGGGTTCACCCTGATTGAATTGCTCGTGGTGATAGCGGTCATCGCTATTCTGGCGGCGATCCTGTTCCCCGTGTTCAGCGCCGCTCGGGACAAAGCGCGGGCAGCGGCGTGCCTTAGCAACAACCGTCAAGCCGGGCTCGCCCTCAGTCAATATGCTCAGGATTACGATGAACGCAATGTCCCCGCCCGCCACGCAGTGACCCCGGCTGGGTTTAACGCCGAATTTTCCAGTGCCGACCGCATCTGTGGCTCACAATGGAACTACCTCATTCAGCCTTACATGCGCAACGAACAAATCTTCGTCTGCCCCGCCGACTTTACGCAGGTGGGCAATGGCTGCTTTGGACCCAACGGGCTACGGGGCTACTGGTTTCCGGGGCAATACACCACTGTGGCTTTGACCGATCGCAGCCGCAAGCGCAGTTATGTTTTGCTGGCAGGTCCCTATACCCCCGTGACCGTCTCCAGCCAACTGGGCTTCGTCAACCTTGTGACGGGCGAAATTTACAGCGGCTTTTCAGGTCCCAACTGGGGCGTGGCATTGGCGCAAATTGACAAGCCCGCTAACTTCATCGCCGTCTTGGAGCGATGGGAAAACGGCAACAACCAAGACACCCACTCGTTCGTCAACATCGCCAACAGTTGCACGGGCGTCAGCAGCCCCGACTTCTGCTGCGTGCAGGACACGATGACCGGCGTCTACTACGCCGTCGTCAAAAAGAGCCGTTTCTTTAGCGCCCTTGCGCCGAACTTTGATCCACCGCACCAAAACGGCTCCAACTATGTCTTTGCTGACGGGCACGCGAAATGGTTGCGCTACGAAGGCACTTTCCGCGCTGCATTGGGGGCGGACCCGACAACACTGCCCCCGGGCGCCAGCTGCGTCTCCAGTGGGACGGTGCAATGGACGATGTGGGACCGCCGGCGGCTGCCTTAGCCGACGAGGACACAAAATCACCCTAACGCGAGGCTGATGTGCCCCAAGCCCATCGTCCCTGCCTTGCCGACATGCACCCACTCCATCAGCCGCAGCAACGGGATAAAGGGCGTCAAGTCGTCACCCTCAAAAGTCGCCCAGCCTATCACGCCGCCCACTTTCAGGCGTTCCTGTTGCCGTCGCGAATAGCGTTGCAGGTCTAACCACTGCTGCTCGCTGTCGGTCATCGCCACCATTTCCGCCATCCGCACCAGCGCCTTGCCGTCCCAAGGTGGCTCTATGCCCTCATATGCCCAAAACAAACTCCGCCCCCGCTCGTTCGCTGCTTTGACGAGAACGGGAAAGGTTACCGGGTTTTGTAACCGCCCGCCGATGTCAACCCGAACAGGTGTAAGGAAACGAACGGTCAGCCGGCGGACGGACATCGCTGGCGTCGCCATCACACGGTCGGCAGCGAGGAGCGGGAACTTGGTGGTGACCAACCTTTCGCCTGAGTCAAAGACGGCAAACTCGCCGTCAGGGTGCTCCGCAACGACGCGGTGCAACCGTGCCCGAACGCTTTTGCCAAGCCCGCGATCCAAAGCGCGCTGGGCGGTGATTACCAAGTAAGGTAGTAGCGTCTCGGCGTGCTGCCACAAGGTGACCCGAAAAGTCAACGGTTCGCCCTCTCCGAGCGTTACGACAGGTGTCGGAGCAGGTGGCGGAACCTCCAAGACAAACGGGCGAGGCATCTGCGCTAAGCGCTTGCCCAATGGGTGGTCGGGTGGCGCGTAGGGCTCAAAGAAACGCGGGAAGGGGCACTGAAAACGCAAAAGGCAAGGCGCACAATCGTCAAGGTGCGTCACGCAGACCATCTTGCGGAAAGTTAGCCCCAAGGCACCCCGCAGAGTCGGCCCCCAAAAACGCGGCAATGTCCCACCTTGCACCACTTCCGCTTCAAACCGTAACCGCACAAACTCCAGCACCGTTCATCCCCTCACTTCGGGGCGATGTCTGTTGGAGCGTTCTAAGCCGCTTTGAAATTTTGGATCCGCCCCTTGCACGGCGTCAGGGTGTGTGCCGTCCTGCTAACTCCTGCCTGGCTTCTGTAAATGCCAACGCTGCACGGGCGCGACCGTGTCTAACGTGCCCGATCAGAAAACCTCAACGCCCCCGTCAGCGCCGTCCCAACAGCATTCGGACGCATAGCGTCACCCCCAACCGCTTTTCCGCTGGGTGACCCGAGTTAAAAGTGGGAGAGCCCAAAGCGCTCTCGGACAAAGGCTGCCCGTCACGCTGGGGACAGCGTAAGGGGCGTTCTCTAAACGGATGAGCAGATCTGAACGCCACAAAACTCGCCGTCTGCTCCACCACAGCGCTCTGCTGGCGCCCTTCAAGGGTGTTGACGACGATAGCAGGCGGATCTAAACTTGTAGTCCGAGCGGGATGATGGCAATGAGGATGACAACTGTGTCGGCGGGGTTGCTGCACGATGTAGGGAAGTTCAGCCAACGGGTGAGGAACGAGCAGCGGTGGAAGCACGAGGAGTTCACAGAAGCATTCCTAAGGGCCTTCACCGAACAATTGGGTGAAGACTCTGAAAAAATCATCACCCTCGCTGCTGCCCACCATAGGGCAATCGCTGACCGAGAGGGATTGATTGTCAAGGTCGCTGACTTTTTGGCTTCTGCCGAGCGGCGAAGGGAAGTGCAACCCCAAATTGCCCCTGAAAAGGCTGCTCTTTTAGCGCTGACTTCGCAGGTTCAACTGGACAAAGACCCTGCATCGCTCACCTTCTTCCCGCTTCGCTCCTTTTCGCTGGACGAAAGCATCTTTTTCCCCATGCCAGAAAAGAGAACGGTTGACCCCGACGATTATCGCAAAACTTGGGACGAGTTTGCTAAGACCCTACACCAATTGCCTCAAAACCTGCCGTTGCTTGTTTGGCAAAACTTGCTTTTCACCTACACGCACGCTATCCCATCGGCGACGCCTTGGGAGAAAGAACCCGAAAAGCGCACCACACCTGACATCTCTCTTTTTCACCACGCCAAACTGACGGCAGCCATCGCTGCCTGCCTCACTGCTTTTGATGATGCAGGATTGAGCACGGGCGATTTGCTTCACCTGCGCGATTTGCTGAGCCAGTTTGAAGAGCCCGATTTTGTTGAAAGGTTGAGTCAAGACCCGCTGGCGTCAGGCAAGGCACTGTGCTTTTTGGTTCGTGGCGATGTTGCCGGCATACAAAGTTGGATTTACCGCATTGCCCGAGCGGAAGGCGAAGCCCATCGTCGCACGGCAAAGCGTTTGAGGGGTCGCTCTTTTTACCTCGTGCTCCTCACAGAAGCCATCGCATATTGGCTATGTCGCCAAGCCCAAGTGCCTCCCTGCAACATTCTCTTTTGTGGCGGTGGTGTCTTTGATGTCCTGCTGCCCGCAACAGAGCAAGTGAAAAGCCAGTTGCCTGAATGGGCGACACAACTTGATGAGTGGCTCTTGGAAAAGTTCTACGGCGATTTGGGAGTCAACATCGCTTGGGTTGAAATCGCAGCAGCCGACTTTTACAACTTCGGCAATGTCTACCTTCGCATCGCCGTAGAACTTGAGAAACGCAAACAGCACACATTTGCGACGATGGTTGGAAAGCCAGATTTTTGGTTTCGTGAAGTTGCCGACATCTGCCGATTTTGCGATACAACCCCCTTCGCTCGGGCAGATGAACCTTGTGAGCAGTGCAAGTTGCAAGAGAGTTTGGGCGATGCTTTGAAGGAAGTTGGCGAGCGCGACTACATCGTCTGGGCAATTAGCAATGCTCAAAAAGCGTTGGCGACCGAAAGAGGCGAGCAGATTGTGCGTTTTGAGGCTCTTGACTGTTCAGTTGCCATCGTTTCTGAAGAGACGGCGAAAGGAATTATCAAGAGATGGGATGGCAGCGGTGAGTTAATCATTCGCAAACGCAACGACCCGAAAGGTTGGCATCAACCACTGCTGTGGGATTGCAGCAAACCCGTTCAGGCGGGAATTTGGTGGGTGGCGACAGACGCACCTGTGGCGAAGCGAGACTGGCGATGCCCAACAAAACCTGCCGATGACCCCGATGCAACTGTCCGTGAAGGCGAGGGACTTGACTTTGATGAAATTGCTGCGCTGAGTGACGGTGACGATTTGATTGGCGTTTTGAAGATGGATGTGGATCACTTGGGCACAATTTTCGCTGTCGGCGTCCAACCGCCAAGCCCATCCCGTATAGCCGAGTTGAGCGGGCGAATGGATGCCTTCTTTTCAGCGTGGCTGCAAAATCGCTGCCGCTTGTTGACGAAAGAGTGGCAGGAGCAGTTGCCTGACGATGATGAGCGCAAAGGTTTGGTGGACAACGCTTTCTACATCCTTTATGCTGGCGGAGACGATTTGATGATCATCGGACCTTGGAACTTAACGCTCGTGCTTGCGCAATGCATCAGAGACGATCTCACCAGATACTGTGGCGACAATCCCAACATGACGATTTCCGCTGGCATCATTTTTGTCAAGCCTAAGTTTCCCATTCA
The genomic region above belongs to bacterium HR17 and contains:
- a CDS encoding CRISPR-associated protein Cas10/Csm1, whose amino-acid sequence is MRMTTVSAGLLHDVGKFSQRVRNEQRWKHEEFTEAFLRAFTEQLGEDSEKIITLAAAHHRAIADREGLIVKVADFLASAERRREVQPQIAPEKAALLALTSQVQLDKDPASLTFFPLRSFSLDESIFFPMPEKRTVDPDDYRKTWDEFAKTLHQLPQNLPLLVWQNLLFTYTHAIPSATPWEKEPEKRTTPDISLFHHAKLTAAIAACLTAFDDAGLSTGDLLHLRDLLSQFEEPDFVERLSQDPLASGKALCFLVRGDVAGIQSWIYRIARAEGEAHRRTAKRLRGRSFYLVLLTEAIAYWLCRQAQVPPCNILFCGGGVFDVLLPATEQVKSQLPEWATQLDEWLLEKFYGDLGVNIAWVEIAAADFYNFGNVYLRIAVELEKRKQHTFATMVGKPDFWFREVADICRFCDTTPFARADEPCEQCKLQESLGDALKEVGERDYIVWAISNAQKALATERGEQIVRFEALDCSVAIVSEETAKGIIKRWDGSGELIIRKRNDPKGWHQPLLWDCSKPVQAGIWWVATDAPVAKRDWRCPTKPADDPDATVREGEGLDFDEIAALSDGDDLIGVLKMDVDHLGTIFAVGVQPPSPSRIAELSGRMDAFFSAWLQNRCRLLTKEWQEQLPDDDERKGLVDNAFYILYAGGDDLMIIGPWNLTLVLAQCIRDDLTRYCGDNPNMTISAGIIFVKPKFPIHRFAVLAGEALEQSKDGGRNRITAFNATVSWDTYKQALDFGKELAQAIESKQMPRTFVHFLWHLYRTHVKEEKVNPLWAPLLHYMVARRLEEETIERLKLLERIPQLISERALPIALGYAILATRERARVAVGERLS